One Limnochordia bacterium DNA window includes the following coding sequences:
- a CDS encoding extracellular solute-binding protein: protein MNRRIGYLAVLLVLVLTQIACAAEDTIVIKHVWWGGNPDNVWQVAKEQFEQEHPNIVIELVPGVRDDMIMYSASGLVDTMVVDAPWFAEFVERGMLLPLDSLLEASGGRAYLEEDFWPGSYRWLERGDARYGLPYVWAQSEVLFYNKNVAAEMGLQYPDENWTWDDLLAQAKKLTTVDKRWGIDFARWGRNGGSLNWLLQYNGAGYTDSQILPTRSNLSDPKTLKAAEFWVSLVAEHRVARSDSVWDVFEQAKSAMEIGWWGQKGDWRNLPFDYDFTTVPFGPDAGDDLRCASAMHGLCIASSSPHPEAAFQWLQFLLSSPIMTLGTAKGGGIPTRVSVATNPEWLDADGHNNAAALTALTYGVPHTPLTSAWQDIVDILQEPVARAFKGEASITAVLREFDEIVDDVIQGK, encoded by the coding sequence ATGAATAGACGAATAGGCTATCTAGCCGTTTTGCTGGTTCTTGTACTAACCCAAATTGCCTGTGCGGCTGAAGATACCATTGTGATCAAGCATGTGTGGTGGGGCGGAAACCCGGACAATGTATGGCAAGTTGCGAAAGAGCAGTTTGAGCAGGAGCATCCGAATATCGTGATTGAACTAGTACCTGGGGTGCGGGATGATATGATCATGTACAGCGCCTCTGGTCTGGTTGATACTATGGTCGTGGATGCCCCTTGGTTTGCAGAATTTGTTGAAAGGGGTATGCTCCTACCCTTAGATTCCCTACTTGAAGCAAGTGGAGGAAGGGCATACCTTGAGGAAGACTTCTGGCCTGGGAGCTATCGCTGGCTGGAGCGGGGCGATGCACGATATGGTCTGCCCTATGTATGGGCACAATCTGAAGTCCTTTTCTATAACAAGAATGTAGCTGCGGAAATGGGGCTACAGTACCCCGATGAGAATTGGACTTGGGATGATCTATTGGCCCAAGCCAAGAAACTAACTACTGTGGATAAGCGGTGGGGCATAGACTTCGCCAGATGGGGACGCAATGGTGGCTCTCTTAACTGGCTGCTACAATACAATGGAGCTGGTTATACGGATAGCCAAATCCTGCCTACTAGATCCAACCTAAGCGATCCGAAAACGTTGAAAGCGGCGGAGTTTTGGGTAAGCTTAGTTGCCGAGCACCGTGTTGCCCGATCAGACTCCGTATGGGATGTCTTTGAACAGGCAAAGTCGGCCATGGAAATCGGTTGGTGGGGACAGAAGGGTGATTGGCGGAATCTACCCTTTGATTACGACTTCACCACGGTGCCCTTTGGGCCAGATGCCGGAGATGATCTGCGCTGTGCTTCCGCCATGCATGGACTTTGTATTGCTTCAAGCTCGCCCCATCCCGAGGCAGCGTTCCAGTGGTTGCAGTTCCTTCTTTCCTCCCCGATCATGACACTAGGAACAGCAAAGGGAGGAGGCATTCCAACCCGGGTTTCCGTAGCCACTAATCCCGAATGGTTGGATGCCGATGGACACAATAATGCGGCTGCTTTGACGGCCCTAACCTACGGTGTACCACATACACCATTAACATCAGCATGGCAGGACATTGTCGATATACTCCAGGAGCC